One window of Candidatus Nitrospira kreftii genomic DNA carries:
- a CDS encoding Nitrite oxidoreductase subunit beta — protein MPEVYNWQLGRKMLYPYEERHPKWQFAFVFNINRCLACQTCSMADKSTWLFSKGQEYMWWNNVETKPYGGYPQFYDVKITQLIEQVNPGGQVWNVRVGRKHHAPYGVFEGMTIFDAGAKVGQAAIGYIPTDQEWRFVNIYEDTATSMRALVEGIDKTGFSRDEPWKMTGSSLPEHETFFFYLQRICNHCTYPGCLAACPRKAIYKRPEDGIVLIDQNRCRGYKKCVEQCPYKKPMYRGTTRVSEKCIACYPRIEGKDPLTGGEPMETRCMAACVGKIRMQSLMRIGEDGLWAEDRWHPLYYAIRVEQVALPLYPQWGTEPNGFYIPPRHSPRGYARQMFGPGVDNAIEKYLVPSRELLAVLQLWRASQQIVFRYDVIPGPKVFETQIHGKRFEMYNDTVLGFNKSGKEVARVQVEEPIYIRPAERVTWL, from the coding sequence ATGCCTGAAGTATACAATTGGCAGCTGGGACGGAAGATGTTGTACCCCTACGAGGAACGACATCCGAAGTGGCAGTTTGCCTTCGTCTTCAATATCAATCGGTGCTTAGCGTGCCAGACCTGCAGTATGGCGGATAAATCCACCTGGCTCTTCTCCAAGGGACAGGAATACATGTGGTGGAACAACGTGGAGACCAAGCCCTATGGGGGGTATCCACAGTTCTACGACGTCAAGATCACCCAACTGATCGAACAGGTGAATCCCGGCGGGCAGGTGTGGAACGTGCGCGTCGGGCGGAAACACCATGCCCCGTACGGCGTCTTTGAAGGCATGACCATCTTCGACGCCGGGGCCAAAGTGGGCCAGGCCGCCATCGGCTATATTCCGACGGACCAGGAATGGCGGTTCGTCAACATCTACGAAGACACCGCCACCTCGATGCGGGCCTTGGTTGAAGGCATTGACAAGACCGGCTTCTCGCGCGACGAACCCTGGAAGATGACCGGCAGCAGTCTGCCGGAACACGAAACCTTCTTTTTCTATCTCCAGCGGATTTGCAACCACTGCACCTATCCCGGCTGCTTGGCGGCCTGCCCGCGCAAGGCCATCTATAAACGGCCGGAAGACGGCATTGTGCTGATCGATCAGAACCGCTGTCGAGGGTACAAGAAGTGCGTGGAACAGTGCCCCTATAAGAAACCGATGTATCGCGGCACCACCCGCGTCAGCGAAAAATGTATCGCGTGTTATCCGCGCATCGAGGGGAAAGATCCGCTCACCGGGGGAGAGCCCATGGAAACCCGCTGCATGGCGGCCTGCGTGGGAAAGATCCGGATGCAAAGCCTCATGCGCATCGGGGAGGACGGCCTGTGGGCGGAGGATCGCTGGCATCCGCTCTACTATGCCATCCGGGTGGAGCAAGTCGCTTTGCCGCTCTATCCGCAATGGGGCACGGAGCCCAACGGCTTCTACATCCCCCCGCGGCACTCCCCGCGCGGGTATGCCCGACAGATGTTCGGACCCGGCGTCGACAATGCGATCGAGAAGTACCTGGTGCCCAGCCGCGAGTTGCTGGCCGTGCTCCAGCTCTGGCGAGCCAGCCAACAGATCGTGTTCCGCTATGACGTCATTCCAGGGCCGAAAGTGTTTGAAACCCAGATTCACGGCAAGCGGTTCGAGATGTATAACGATACCGTGTTGGGGTTCAATAAATCAGGGAAGGAAGTGGCCCGGGTTCAAGTGGAAGAGCCCATCTACATCAGACCGGCGGAACGGGTCACCTGGTTATAA
- a CDS encoding pyruvate dehydrogenase (acetyl-transferring), homodimeric type: MSDDDRASRPRADIDPQETLEWLDSLEYVLEQHGVERATYLFERLRDRLGEHGAQVSQSVNTPYVNTIPASQQPPYPGNLELERRIRSLVRWNALAMVVKANQQRPGIGGHISTFASAATLYEVALHHFLRGKEGPQGGDHVYFQGHAAPGIYARGFVEGRFPEETLHRFRAELDSDGRGLSSYPHPWLLPHYWEFPTVSMGLGPILSIYQARFNRYLQDRSLKDTSQQRVWAFVGDGETDEPESLGALSLASRERLDNLIWVVNCNLQRLDGPVRGNGKIIQELESVFLGAGWKVIKVIWGSDWDPLLAKDDEGLLVKRMGEVVDGWYQKYVVEGGAFAREHFFGADPRLLKLVESHSDEQIHKMLRGGHDPRKLYAAYKAAVEHTGQPTVILAKTIKGYGLGEAGEGRNITHQQKKMNEQELREFRTRFSVPVPDSQLTSTPFYRPPADSPEAAYLAARIKTMGGPIPERRVTVQSLDTPALDQFKEFLEGSGERSVSTTMGFARMLSRLLGMKELGKYLVPIIPDEARTFGLEALFRQYGIYSHIGQLYEPADKSSLLYYFEATHGQILEEGITEAGAMSSYIAAGTAYATHGVNMIPFYIFYSMFGFQRVGDLIWAACDMRTRGFLLGATAGRTTLEGEGLQHQDGQSHLLASAYPTIAAYDPAFMFELAVILQDGLKKMYHEQQDLSYYITLYNESYRMPAMPPNAEEGIREGLYRFRSAPDRAKHRAQLLASGPLVNEAVRAQDLLLRYGVAADVWSVTSYKQLRMRTLEAERWNLLHPEEKPRTSFLQQTAQQFDGPCVAVSDYVRLVPQQIAPWIPGGLLVLGTDGFGRSDTRKALRRFFEIDAEHLAVGTLYALFRQGTVQANLVTKATQDLGVSTDAEAPWHR, translated from the coding sequence ATGAGCGACGACGATCGTGCGTCTCGACCACGGGCCGATATCGATCCCCAGGAGACACTGGAATGGTTGGACTCTCTTGAGTACGTGCTGGAGCAGCACGGCGTCGAACGAGCAACGTATTTGTTCGAACGGCTTCGAGATCGACTGGGCGAACATGGTGCCCAGGTTTCCCAATCGGTCAACACTCCATACGTCAACACGATTCCCGCCTCTCAACAACCGCCCTACCCTGGCAACCTCGAGTTAGAACGCCGAATCCGCAGCCTGGTCCGATGGAACGCCCTCGCGATGGTCGTGAAAGCCAATCAGCAGCGTCCCGGTATCGGCGGACATATTTCGACCTTCGCGTCGGCAGCCACGCTCTATGAAGTGGCTCTACATCATTTCTTGCGCGGCAAAGAGGGACCTCAGGGCGGCGACCACGTCTACTTTCAAGGTCACGCCGCACCGGGGATCTATGCCCGTGGCTTTGTCGAAGGACGTTTTCCGGAAGAAACACTCCACCGGTTCCGTGCCGAGCTGGATTCCGATGGGCGAGGCTTATCGTCGTATCCGCACCCCTGGCTACTCCCCCATTACTGGGAATTCCCCACGGTCTCGATGGGCCTGGGGCCGATCCTGTCGATTTACCAGGCGCGCTTCAATCGTTACTTACAGGACCGCAGCCTCAAGGACACGAGCCAACAACGCGTATGGGCGTTCGTCGGCGACGGCGAAACCGATGAACCGGAAAGCCTCGGCGCGCTCTCGCTCGCTTCTCGCGAACGGCTCGACAATCTCATCTGGGTCGTCAATTGTAATCTTCAACGTCTCGACGGTCCTGTACGCGGCAACGGCAAAATCATCCAGGAGTTGGAATCGGTCTTCCTTGGCGCCGGCTGGAAAGTCATCAAGGTGATTTGGGGCAGTGATTGGGATCCGCTGTTGGCGAAGGACGATGAAGGCCTGCTGGTCAAGCGTATGGGCGAGGTGGTGGACGGCTGGTATCAAAAGTATGTGGTGGAAGGCGGCGCCTTCGCCCGGGAACATTTCTTCGGAGCCGATCCGCGACTCCTCAAGTTGGTTGAGAGCCATTCCGATGAGCAGATTCACAAGATGTTGCGAGGTGGACACGATCCGCGAAAACTCTACGCCGCTTACAAGGCCGCGGTAGAGCACACAGGGCAACCCACCGTGATCCTGGCGAAGACGATCAAAGGCTATGGTCTCGGTGAGGCCGGCGAAGGGCGAAACATCACCCATCAGCAGAAGAAGATGAACGAACAGGAGCTACGCGAATTCCGCACGAGATTCAGCGTGCCGGTGCCGGATTCGCAACTGACATCGACGCCCTTTTATCGACCGCCGGCCGACAGTCCCGAAGCGGCATATCTCGCAGCGCGGATCAAGACAATGGGTGGCCCCATCCCGGAGCGCCGTGTCACTGTCCAGTCTCTCGATACGCCGGCACTCGACCAGTTCAAGGAATTTCTCGAGGGCTCGGGGGAGCGTTCAGTCTCCACCACGATGGGTTTCGCCCGAATGCTGAGCCGGCTGCTCGGCATGAAGGAACTCGGGAAATATCTCGTACCGATCATCCCCGACGAGGCACGCACGTTTGGACTCGAGGCACTGTTCCGACAATACGGCATTTACTCACATATCGGCCAGCTATACGAACCGGCGGATAAGAGTTCCCTTCTCTACTATTTCGAGGCAACACACGGGCAAATTCTGGAGGAAGGCATCACCGAAGCTGGGGCCATGTCTTCGTACATCGCAGCAGGCACCGCCTATGCGACGCACGGCGTCAACATGATTCCGTTCTACATCTTCTATTCAATGTTCGGATTTCAACGGGTCGGCGATTTGATCTGGGCCGCTTGCGACATGCGCACACGCGGCTTTCTATTAGGCGCCACCGCAGGACGCACGACATTGGAGGGGGAAGGCCTCCAGCATCAGGACGGACAGAGCCATCTGCTCGCCAGCGCGTACCCGACGATCGCAGCCTACGATCCGGCTTTCATGTTTGAGCTGGCGGTTATTCTCCAAGATGGTCTGAAGAAGATGTACCATGAACAACAAGACTTGTCCTACTATATCACCCTGTACAATGAATCCTACCGCATGCCGGCCATGCCGCCGAATGCGGAGGAAGGGATTCGAGAAGGGCTGTATCGATTCAGATCCGCGCCGGATCGAGCGAAGCACCGAGCACAGCTGCTGGCGAGCGGTCCGCTGGTGAACGAAGCGGTGCGCGCCCAGGATCTGTTACTCCGCTACGGCGTAGCAGCCGATGTGTGGAGCGTGACGAGCTACAAACAACTGCGGATGCGCACGCTCGAAGCTGAACGCTGGAATCTTTTGCACCCGGAAGAGAAACCACGCACGAGCTTCTTGCAGCAGACGGCCCAGCAGTTCGACGGCCCTTGTGTCGCGGTTAGTGATTACGTCCGCCTGGTTCCACAGCAAATCGCGCCGTGGATTCCCGGTGGTCTCCTTGTCTTGGGAACGGATGGGTTCGGCCGGAGCGATACCCGCAAGGCATTACGACGGTTTTTTGAAATCGACGCCGAACATCTGGCCGTCGGAACACTCTATGCCCTGTTTCGGCAGGGAACCGTCCAAGCAAACCTCGTGACAAAGGCAACGCAAGACCTTGGAGTCTCGACCGACGCAGAGGCTCCTTGGCATCGGTGA
- a CDS encoding Dihydrolipoamide acetyltransferase component of pyruvate dehydrogenase, whose product MKVELPFLAEGIEGGDVVQLLVHEGDQVTEGQSLIELETEKATVPVPSPSAGTVIRLLVQQGDHVKVGQALIDLDGSQGTTKMTKTSSSEMPAMASVPQPPTTETSQGNAVKPRKQEQAEPTPALPESVEPSTEQKPVANPTPPTGPAIPASPSVRRLARELGVDLSQVKGSEAGSRITAEDVKTFVRERTKRSTAPGAGGHTVSTSYGSERREPLPSTRRKIAANMTQAWTTIPHVHQFQDADITDLMALLKRYAPEFKKKGATLTLSSLFLKAIVHALKLYPQLNATLDLTNGEVIYKDYYNLGVAVDTPAGLIVPVIHQVDQKDLLQISLELADLAERTRTREIKLEELRGATFTLSNMGGIGAGPFLPIINPPQVGILGVGKARMTPVYRDGQFVPRRVLQLCVAYDHRLVDGAIGARFTNEIVKVLEDFQGMFLGL is encoded by the coding sequence ATGAAAGTCGAACTGCCGTTTCTGGCGGAAGGTATCGAAGGTGGTGATGTGGTCCAGCTGTTGGTGCACGAGGGTGACCAGGTGACCGAGGGGCAATCGCTGATCGAGCTCGAGACCGAAAAAGCCACCGTGCCGGTTCCATCGCCGAGCGCCGGGACGGTCATACGCCTGCTGGTTCAGCAGGGCGATCACGTGAAGGTCGGGCAGGCGCTCATTGATCTGGACGGATCTCAGGGGACGACGAAGATGACAAAGACTTCGTCATCGGAAATGCCAGCGATGGCATCCGTTCCGCAGCCACCTACCACCGAAACAAGCCAAGGAAATGCTGTAAAGCCTCGAAAACAGGAACAGGCCGAACCGACTCCAGCCCTGCCCGAATCGGTTGAGCCATCCACGGAGCAGAAGCCTGTAGCAAACCCCACGCCGCCCACGGGACCCGCTATCCCAGCTTCGCCATCGGTTCGGCGGCTCGCACGGGAACTGGGCGTAGACCTCTCCCAGGTCAAGGGATCGGAAGCCGGTAGCCGGATCACTGCCGAAGACGTGAAAACCTTCGTGCGAGAGCGAACCAAACGTAGCACCGCCCCTGGAGCGGGTGGCCATACCGTTTCTACGTCGTATGGGTCTGAACGGCGCGAGCCGCTTCCGTCCACCAGGCGAAAGATCGCTGCCAACATGACCCAAGCCTGGACGACGATCCCGCATGTGCATCAATTCCAGGATGCCGATATTACCGATCTCATGGCACTGCTTAAGCGGTATGCGCCGGAATTTAAGAAGAAAGGTGCCACGCTCACGTTGAGCAGTCTCTTCCTGAAAGCGATCGTCCATGCGCTCAAACTGTACCCTCAACTGAATGCGACTCTCGATCTAACTAACGGCGAAGTGATCTACAAGGACTATTACAACCTCGGCGTGGCAGTCGACACCCCAGCTGGGCTGATCGTACCGGTGATTCACCAGGTGGACCAGAAAGATCTCCTGCAAATATCGCTGGAACTGGCCGATCTCGCCGAACGCACCCGCACGCGAGAGATCAAGCTGGAAGAACTACGCGGAGCAACGTTTACACTCAGCAACATGGGCGGGATCGGCGCCGGTCCATTCCTGCCGATCATCAATCCGCCTCAAGTCGGCATTCTCGGTGTCGGCAAGGCCCGCATGACGCCGGTGTATCGTGACGGCCAGTTCGTGCCGCGCCGGGTGCTGCAACTGTGCGTAGCCTACGACCATCGGCTGGTGGATGGAGCGATCGGTGCGCGCTTTACCAACGAGATTGTCAAAGTATTGGAAGATTTTCAGGGCATGTTCCTGGGACTCTGA
- a CDS encoding lipoamide dehydrogenase, E3 component, giving the protein MAESRYDVAVIGAGPGGYAAAFQAADLGLRTALIDEDPQLGGTCLLRGCIPSKALLHAARLLTDAEEAAAWGIHFDKPRVDLEAFRDRVQAIIGKLTKGVRTLAGSRKVEVIQARATFKNATTLQLSGPNTPGEISFAHAVLATGSQPTIPKSLKLDDPRVMDSTTALQLADIPTRLLVVGGGYIGLELGTVYQALGSEVTVVEALPRLLNSVDADLVRVLHQRMQRRFKAIKLNTTVKKLDARENGLVATLTDSQGTSTEIFDRVLVAVGRRPSTGQLGLEHTKIVLAPNGFIQVDRQMRTADPTIFAIGDVVGEPMLAHKATHEGLIAARVIAGKQTAFDAAAIPAVVFTDPEIAWCGLTEDTAKTSGQAVKTVRFPWAASGRATTLGRNEGLTKLILDAESGRVLGMGVCGVGAGELIAEGVLAIEMGAVAEDLASSIHPHPTLSETVMEAAESFHGSPTHLFIPKRS; this is encoded by the coding sequence ATGGCTGAATCGCGTTATGATGTGGCGGTGATCGGTGCCGGACCAGGCGGCTATGCCGCAGCATTCCAAGCCGCAGACCTGGGCTTACGCACCGCCCTGATCGATGAGGACCCACAGCTGGGCGGAACGTGCCTGTTGCGCGGCTGTATTCCCTCCAAAGCCTTGCTGCATGCTGCCCGCTTGCTCACCGACGCAGAAGAGGCGGCAGCCTGGGGCATTCATTTCGACAAACCTCGCGTGGACCTGGAAGCATTTCGTGACCGCGTGCAGGCGATCATCGGCAAGCTCACAAAGGGCGTACGGACCCTGGCCGGCAGCCGGAAGGTGGAGGTCATCCAGGCGCGGGCGACGTTCAAGAATGCGACGACCCTTCAGCTCTCCGGCCCCAACACACCAGGCGAAATTTCGTTCGCTCATGCCGTCCTCGCCACTGGCTCGCAGCCGACTATTCCGAAATCTCTGAAGCTCGACGATCCACGCGTCATGGATTCCACGACTGCACTTCAGTTGGCGGACATTCCCACGCGGCTGTTGGTCGTCGGCGGCGGCTATATCGGCCTTGAGTTGGGCACGGTCTATCAGGCCCTCGGCTCTGAAGTCACGGTGGTCGAGGCATTGCCGCGCCTATTGAACAGTGTCGATGCAGATCTTGTGCGGGTGCTCCATCAGCGGATGCAACGCCGCTTCAAAGCCATCAAGCTGAATACCACCGTGAAAAAACTGGATGCGCGGGAGAACGGTCTGGTTGCAACTCTCACTGACTCTCAAGGAACCAGCACCGAGATCTTCGATCGCGTGCTGGTCGCCGTGGGACGCCGACCCAGCACAGGCCAGCTTGGGCTGGAACACACAAAGATCGTGCTCGCACCGAACGGCTTCATCCAAGTCGATCGGCAGATGCGTACGGCCGACCCGACCATCTTTGCGATCGGTGACGTGGTGGGCGAACCGATGCTTGCCCACAAGGCGACGCATGAAGGGTTAATCGCTGCTCGAGTCATTGCTGGAAAACAGACAGCCTTCGACGCCGCGGCAATTCCCGCCGTCGTGTTCACCGACCCTGAAATCGCCTGGTGTGGACTGACAGAAGACACAGCCAAGACCTCGGGGCAAGCCGTGAAGACCGTGCGGTTTCCCTGGGCTGCCTCGGGACGCGCGACGACGTTAGGCCGCAATGAAGGCCTCACTAAACTTATACTCGATGCAGAATCCGGACGCGTGCTCGGCATGGGGGTTTGCGGCGTCGGCGCAGGTGAGTTGATCGCCGAAGGGGTCCTCGCGATAGAGATGGGCGCAGTCGCAGAAGACCTCGCGTCCTCCATCCATCCACATCCGACGTTGAGTGAAACAGTCATGGAAGCAGCTGAGTCCTTCCATGGTTCGCCCACACACCTCTTCATCCCCAAGCGGTCATGA
- a CDS encoding Lipoate-protein ligase A related protein, with translation MVRPHTSSSPSGHEVSTLRLLDLTLPLPVENLALDEVLLEELNERGGGPVLRFWESDRHFIVLGRASRVADDVDLAACHEDGLPLLRRASGGGTVLQGPGCLSYALVLPLDWHPDLGNIRTTNQFILERIAATLRQWEPATAFRGISDLAIDDRKISGNAQRRTGKSLLFHGTILHGMGADLVARYLKHPARQPDYRSDRSHQAFLGTINAPPQAIKQVIAAAWNAEPMDTGLPIARMSQSIATILSRSPEEP, from the coding sequence ATGGTTCGCCCACACACCTCTTCATCCCCAAGCGGTCATGAGGTGTCCACGCTCCGCTTGCTCGATCTGACTCTCCCCCTTCCAGTCGAGAATCTTGCGCTTGATGAAGTATTACTGGAGGAGCTGAATGAGCGGGGGGGAGGCCCTGTGCTTCGCTTTTGGGAAAGCGACCGCCACTTTATCGTGTTAGGCCGCGCTTCACGCGTGGCCGATGATGTCGACCTGGCTGCCTGCCACGAAGACGGCCTGCCTCTCCTTCGACGCGCGAGCGGCGGAGGAACGGTCTTGCAAGGGCCAGGTTGCCTCTCGTATGCCTTGGTGCTGCCGCTCGATTGGCATCCAGACCTCGGGAATATTCGCACCACCAATCAATTTATCCTGGAACGCATAGCTGCGACACTGCGCCAGTGGGAACCGGCCACGGCCTTTCGTGGTATTAGCGACCTCGCAATCGACGACAGGAAAATTTCCGGCAACGCGCAGCGACGAACGGGGAAATCGCTGCTCTTCCACGGAACGATTCTACATGGCATGGGAGCCGATCTCGTCGCACGATATCTCAAGCACCCTGCACGACAACCGGATTACCGTTCAGACCGATCTCACCAGGCGTTTCTTGGAACGATCAACGCTCCACCGCAGGCCATCAAACAAGTCATTGCCGCCGCATGGAACGCGGAACCCATGGATACCGGCTTACCCATAGCCCGCATGTCCCAGTCCATCGCAACTATCCTTTCACGAAGCCCTGAAGAACCATAG
- a CDS encoding hypothetical protein (conserved protein of unknown function): MKYLLLVHHSENEFTKIPEAERKAMLLESIQLCHHLHDKRQYIHASPLQPEAAGTVVRVRDGKPMVTDGPFMETKEQLAGYFLVEANDRAEAIRIAERIPGARIGTVEVRPLIDITGLPNTRES, encoded by the coding sequence ATGAAGTACCTGCTACTGGTCCACCATAGCGAAAATGAGTTCACCAAGATCCCTGAGGCAGAGCGGAAAGCGATGCTCTTGGAATCAATCCAGCTCTGCCACCACCTCCACGACAAGAGGCAATATATCCATGCCTCACCCTTACAGCCTGAAGCGGCGGGAACAGTCGTTCGAGTAAGGGACGGCAAGCCGATGGTAACCGACGGACCATTCATGGAAACAAAGGAGCAGCTTGCCGGCTACTTCCTGGTCGAGGCCAATGATCGAGCGGAGGCTATCAGGATTGCCGAACGAATACCGGGCGCACGGATTGGAACGGTCGAGGTTCGGCCGTTGATTGACATAACAGGGCTGCCAAATACTCGTGAGTCGTGA
- a CDS encoding hypothetical protein (conserved protein of unknown function), whose translation MSVIRLLVGTKKGAFLLTSDGKRKRWKVDGPHFGGWEIYHLKGSPADPDRMYASQTSSWFGQVIQRSDDGGKTWNPPGTKPEDLMGPDGMPKGESNMFAYDSSTETGQPMTTHQHYDGSQRPWEFKRVWHLEPSLTDPDTVYAGVEDAAIFKSTDGGKTWQELAGLRGAKGQLWQPGAGGMCLHTILLNTGQPDRMFVAISAAGSFRSDDAGQTWRPTNKGLMSKYELPDPDAEVGHCVHCITMHPSRPGVLFMQKHWDVLRSDNAGESWHEISGNLPSDFGFPIAVHAHEPNTVYVVPIKSDSEHYPPEGKLRVYRSTVGGNEWEALTKGLPQENCYVNILRDAMAVDQLDPCGVYFGTTGGQVYGSANGGDSWTTIVRDLPSVLSVEVQTL comes from the coding sequence ATGAGCGTGATACGGCTATTGGTTGGAACGAAAAAGGGCGCCTTCCTTCTGACATCCGACGGCAAGCGAAAACGGTGGAAGGTTGATGGCCCTCACTTCGGCGGATGGGAGATCTACCACCTTAAGGGTTCGCCTGCTGATCCAGATCGGATGTACGCCTCGCAAACGAGCAGTTGGTTCGGCCAGGTCATCCAGCGATCAGATGACGGTGGCAAGACCTGGAATCCGCCCGGGACAAAACCGGAGGACCTCATGGGGCCGGACGGCATGCCGAAGGGTGAAAGCAATATGTTTGCGTATGACAGCTCCACAGAAACGGGCCAGCCGATGACTACACACCAGCACTACGATGGCTCACAGCGTCCGTGGGAATTCAAACGCGTGTGGCATCTCGAACCATCGCTGACCGATCCAGATACAGTCTACGCCGGTGTGGAAGATGCGGCGATCTTCAAATCCACCGACGGCGGCAAGACCTGGCAGGAGTTGGCCGGACTGCGGGGCGCGAAAGGACAACTGTGGCAACCGGGCGCAGGTGGGATGTGCCTGCATACGATCTTGCTGAATACCGGACAGCCGGACCGCATGTTCGTCGCCATCTCAGCAGCCGGCTCGTTTCGTAGCGACGATGCCGGGCAGACGTGGCGGCCAACCAACAAGGGACTCATGTCGAAGTATGAGTTGCCCGATCCGGATGCGGAAGTCGGCCACTGCGTACATTGCATCACGATGCACCCATCACGCCCCGGCGTCCTCTTCATGCAAAAACACTGGGATGTGCTGCGGAGCGACAATGCCGGCGAGTCCTGGCACGAGATCAGCGGCAACCTGCCGAGCGATTTCGGATTTCCGATCGCCGTGCATGCGCATGAACCGAACACGGTCTACGTGGTCCCCATCAAAAGCGACTCCGAGCACTATCCGCCGGAGGGTAAGCTTCGCGTGTACCGCAGTACGGTGGGTGGGAACGAGTGGGAGGCATTAACAAAAGGGTTGCCTCAAGAGAACTGCTACGTGAACATCCTGCGTGACGCGATGGCCGTTGATCAACTTGATCCCTGTGGCGTTTACTTCGGCACAACCGGCGGACAGGTCTATGGCTCCGCCAACGGTGGAGATAGTTGGACAACGATTGTGCGGGATCTGCCGTCCGTGTTGTCGGTGGAAGTCCAAACGCTGTAA
- a CDS encoding hypothetical protein (conserved protein of unknown function): MIRVILPQHLRTLARVDGEVVLDIASPATIDVLLDALEERYPMLRGTIRDHLTKRRRPFIRFFACEQDWSHISADAPLPDAVVSGTEPWLIVGAMAGG, encoded by the coding sequence ATGATACGCGTGATTCTTCCGCAACATTTGCGAACCTTGGCGCGGGTGGATGGCGAAGTCGTGTTAGACATCGCAAGTCCAGCAACGATTGACGTACTCCTCGATGCGTTGGAGGAGCGGTATCCCATGTTGCGAGGAACGATTCGTGATCACCTCACGAAACGCCGCCGACCATTCATCCGGTTCTTCGCTTGTGAACAGGATTGGTCGCACATATCAGCGGATGCTCCCCTACCAGACGCGGTCGTGAGCGGAACCGAACCATGGTTGATCGTGGGAGCCATGGCTGGAGGCTAA
- a CDS encoding hypothetical protein (conserved exported protein of unknown function), whose amino-acid sequence MHSMTLAISTLCITLSISPVLAKEKKHEKPMDPQAMMELWKQAATPGEPHKLFATLAGSWITNTKEWMEPGKPPTESTGSAEMKMLLGGRFLYQEYNSHMMGQPFSGVGIDGYDNLTKKYVTAWIDTMGTGIFIMEGTASVDGKTITLKGSHPEPGGGKMSHRAVWKIIDTNNQTFDMYGTHHGQKEMKVLEITYTRKE is encoded by the coding sequence ATGCATTCTATGACGCTTGCTATTAGCACGCTGTGCATCACGTTGAGCATCTCGCCGGTTCTAGCCAAAGAGAAGAAACACGAGAAGCCGATGGACCCTCAGGCGATGATGGAGCTCTGGAAGCAGGCGGCCACGCCCGGTGAGCCGCACAAGCTGTTCGCCACATTAGCCGGCAGCTGGATAACCAATACCAAAGAGTGGATGGAGCCGGGCAAACCGCCGACCGAATCTACTGGCTCTGCGGAGATGAAAATGTTGCTGGGCGGACGGTTTCTCTATCAGGAATACAATAGCCACATGATGGGACAGCCCTTCTCGGGAGTCGGCATCGACGGGTACGACAATCTGACCAAGAAATATGTCACCGCCTGGATCGATACGATGGGCACGGGGATTTTCATCATGGAAGGGACGGCGAGTGTGGATGGCAAAACCATCACCCTGAAAGGTTCCCATCCGGAACCGGGCGGCGGAAAGATGTCACATCGCGCAGTCTGGAAGATCATTGACACCAATAACCAGACCTTCGACATGTACGGCACGCACCATGGGCAGAAGGAAATGAAAGTGCTGGAGATCACGTATACAAGGAAAGAGTAG
- a CDS encoding putative enzyme has translation MILPDVNVLVYAHRHDAARHADYKNWLERLFDSDRAFGICDLVLSGFLRVVTHPRVFGDPTPLPLAMQFVASLRNHPNAVTLAPGERHWDIFQRLCQEVNAKGNLIPDTYLAALAIEAGAEWITTDRDYARFKSLRWKHPLG, from the coding sequence TTGATTCTGCCCGACGTTAATGTCCTCGTCTATGCGCACCGGCACGACGCGGCACGCCATGCGGATTACAAAAACTGGCTAGAGAGACTTTTCGATTCTGATAGGGCGTTTGGTATCTGCGATCTGGTGCTGAGCGGATTTCTTCGAGTGGTGACTCACCCCCGCGTCTTCGGCGATCCCACGCCGCTGCCGCTCGCCATGCAATTTGTCGCATCGCTGCGAAATCACCCGAATGCCGTGACGCTTGCACCGGGTGAACGACACTGGGATATCTTCCAACGTTTGTGCCAAGAGGTGAATGCCAAAGGGAATCTCATTCCCGATACCTACCTGGCCGCTCTTGCCATCGAGGCAGGTGCGGAGTGGATCACGACAGACCGGGACTATGCCCGCTTCAAGAGCCTACGTTGGAAGCATCCTCTCGGCTGA